In Elaeis guineensis isolate ETL-2024a chromosome 1, EG11, whole genome shotgun sequence, a genomic segment contains:
- the LOC105060734 gene encoding poly(A)-specific ribonuclease PARN isoform X2 produces the protein MKNRFHQWCDELIKSPAKNSPLEENSDSNKMQFRTVFFKMRPAVLLDGFSSHQLKLIQLVLRKHFKDLVYVRSVDENATWRKIVVYTDSEEDKASLRKEVQEDLLKTTGARVRSAVGFRHVIDLLTSEEKLIVGHNCFLDIAHIYCKFFGPLPSSMVEFALAVHKNLPRIIDTKHLLNSSHIIQYLMKRSSKSLSSAFSVLCPRVSSPSQHVASNSYVKVEVQADETGSCCFNSGAKHEAGYDAFMTGCVFAQACSHLGMKFELHSQSIDFSKNDKIQNYMNLLYPSWNSGTVIDLSTGMENPDSSYKRRYPQIVFSNIVLVWGFPSNIKPKDLKECVCKVFGRDSITSIFFLDSTAALIQFSKEELVNDFLILKYKLESNDDPISVLHPLAKLLEGGNTCAANYETYRDICSSSVSKVLFVDQAEAVGIRWKTKVENGSGETQKFASNTENAPGDGLPVVKQVTGKKNDPKRQSHHQVSCQDILDSLHASNSLFVKQVRST, from the exons ATGAAGAACAGATTCCACCAATGGTGTGATGAATTAATAAAGAGTCCAGCCAAGAACTCTCCTTTGGAGGAAAATTCTGATAGTAATAAAATGCAATTTCGGACAGTTTTCTTTAAGATGCGCCCAGCAGTTTTGCTGGATGGCTTCAGCTCCCACCAACTGAAGTTGATTCAGCtg GTTTTAAGAAAGCACTTCAAAGACCTTGTATACGTCCGTTCTGTTGATGAAAATGCCACTTGGAGAAAGATAGTAGTATACACAGACTCCGAGGAGGACAAGGCATCTCTCAGA AAGGAGGTCCAGGAAGATCTACTCAAGACTACAGGAGCAAGGGTTAGGTCAGCTGTGGGATTTCGCCATGTTATAGATCTTCTCACATCAGAAGAAAAACTGATTGTTGGTCACAATTGTTTTTTAG ATATTGCACATATTTATTGCAAATTTTTTGGTCCTCTCCCTTCATCAATGGTCGAATTTGCATTAGCTGTGCACAAAAACTTGCCACGCATAATCGACACCAAGCATCTCCTGAACTCCAGCCATATAATTCAGTATCTGATGAAAAGGAGTAGCAAATCACTCTCTTCAGCTTTTTCAGTGTTGTGCCCTAGAGTTTCCTCTCCATCCCAGCATGTTGCTTCTAATTCTTATGTGAAAGTTGAGGTTCAAGCAGATGAAACTGG GTCATGTTGCTTTAACTCAGGTGCCAAGCATGAAGCAGGGTATGATGCTTTTATGACTGGATGTGTGTTTGCTCAGGCGTGCAGTCACTTGGGCATGAAATTTGAACTCCACTCACAATCAATTGATTTTTCCAAAAATGATAAGATCCAGAACTATATGAATCTTCTATACCCCAGCTGGAACAGTGGAACAGTCATTGATCTGAGTACAGGAATGGAGAATCCTGATTCAAGTTACAAGCGTAGATATCCTCAGATAGTGTTTTCAAACATTGTGCTTGTCTGGGGATTTCCATCTAATATCAAGCCTAAGGATTTGAAGGAGTGTGTATGTAAAGTTTTTGGTCGAGATTCCATCACATCAATTTTTTTCCTAGATTCAACTGCTGCACTTATTCAGTTCAGCAAGGAGGAGTTAGtgaatgattttttgattttgaagTATAAGTTAGagagcaatgatgacccaatatCGGTGTTGCACCCTCTTGCAAAGCTATTGGAAGGTGGCAACACGTGTGCTGCCAATTATGAGACATATAGGGATATATGCAGCTCTTCTGTATCAAAGGTTTTGTTTGTGGATCAAGCTGAAGCAGTTGGCATCAGATGGAAGACCAAAGTGGAAAATGGGAGTGGGGAAACCCAGAAATTTGCTAGTAATACTGAAAATGCACCAGGAGATGGTTTGCCTGTTGTGAAACAGGTTACTGGAAAGAAAAATGATCCCAAAAGGCAATCTCATCACCAAGTTTCATGTCAAGATATTTTAGATTCTTTACATGCTTCCAATTCATTATTTGTAAAGCAGGTCAGAAGTACATGA
- the LOC105060734 gene encoding poly(A)-specific ribonuclease PARN isoform X1, producing MRSRWLVSAFSRTLTLAFSRHVHRRRFSSATGVAVKKVTNSNFEPALEELRVRVREADFVAIDLEMTGIMSAPWRDAFEFDRSDVRYLKVKDSVEKFAVVQVGVCPFRWDGAKGSFIAHPHNFYVFPRKELPVDGPSYEFLCQTTSMDFLARYQFDFNACIHEGISYLSRAQEAEALQTLSSAYKDEFNDSLHNLEEHVEIPLLSTADLLFTERMKNRFHQWCDELIKSPAKNSPLEENSDSNKMQFRTVFFKMRPAVLLDGFSSHQLKLIQLVLRKHFKDLVYVRSVDENATWRKIVVYTDSEEDKASLRKEVQEDLLKTTGARVRSAVGFRHVIDLLTSEEKLIVGHNCFLDIAHIYCKFFGPLPSSMVEFALAVHKNLPRIIDTKHLLNSSHIIQYLMKRSSKSLSSAFSVLCPRVSSPSQHVASNSYVKVEVQADETGSCCFNSGAKHEAGYDAFMTGCVFAQACSHLGMKFELHSQSIDFSKNDKIQNYMNLLYPSWNSGTVIDLSTGMENPDSSYKRRYPQIVFSNIVLVWGFPSNIKPKDLKECVCKVFGRDSITSIFFLDSTAALIQFSKEELVNDFLILKYKLESNDDPISVLHPLAKLLEGGNTCAANYETYRDICSSSVSKVLFVDQAEAVGIRWKTKVENGSGETQKFASNTENAPGDGLPVVKQVTGKKNDPKRQSHHQVSCQDILDSLHASNSLFVKQVRST from the exons ATGAGGAGCCGATGGCTGGTCTCGGCTTTCTCCAGAACCCTAACCCTAGCTTTCTCCCGCCACGTCCACCGCCGCCGCTTCTCCTCCGCCACCGGCGTGGCCGTGAAGAAGGTGACGAACTCCAATTTCGAGCCGGCGCTGGAGGAGCTCCGTGTCCGGGTCCGGGAGGCGGACTTTGTCGCCATCGATCTCGAGATGACCGGCATCATGAGCGCCCCGTGGAGGGATGCGTTTGAGTTCGACCGCTCCGACGTCCGATACCTCAAGGTGAAGGATTCGGTGGAGAAGTTCGCCGTGGTACAGGTCGGGGTCTGCCCCTTTCGGTGGGACGGGGCCAAGGGTTCCTTCATCGCCCACCC GCACAATTTCTATGTATTTCCTCGGAAGGAACTTCCAGTTGATGGACCATCATATGAATTTCTCTGCCAGACAACTTCAATGGACTTTCTGGCCAGATATCAATTTGATTTCAATGCGTGTATACATGAAG GAATATCTTATTTATCCAGAGCACAAGAGGCAGAAGCTCTGCAAACTTTATCTTCAGCATACAAGGATGAATTCAATGATTCCTTACATAACCTGGAAGAGCATGTAGAAATACCATTATTGAGTACTGCTGATCTTCTTTTCACTGAACGGATGAAGAACAGATTCCACCAATGGTGTGATGAATTAATAAAGAGTCCAGCCAAGAACTCTCCTTTGGAGGAAAATTCTGATAGTAATAAAATGCAATTTCGGACAGTTTTCTTTAAGATGCGCCCAGCAGTTTTGCTGGATGGCTTCAGCTCCCACCAACTGAAGTTGATTCAGCtg GTTTTAAGAAAGCACTTCAAAGACCTTGTATACGTCCGTTCTGTTGATGAAAATGCCACTTGGAGAAAGATAGTAGTATACACAGACTCCGAGGAGGACAAGGCATCTCTCAGA AAGGAGGTCCAGGAAGATCTACTCAAGACTACAGGAGCAAGGGTTAGGTCAGCTGTGGGATTTCGCCATGTTATAGATCTTCTCACATCAGAAGAAAAACTGATTGTTGGTCACAATTGTTTTTTAG ATATTGCACATATTTATTGCAAATTTTTTGGTCCTCTCCCTTCATCAATGGTCGAATTTGCATTAGCTGTGCACAAAAACTTGCCACGCATAATCGACACCAAGCATCTCCTGAACTCCAGCCATATAATTCAGTATCTGATGAAAAGGAGTAGCAAATCACTCTCTTCAGCTTTTTCAGTGTTGTGCCCTAGAGTTTCCTCTCCATCCCAGCATGTTGCTTCTAATTCTTATGTGAAAGTTGAGGTTCAAGCAGATGAAACTGG GTCATGTTGCTTTAACTCAGGTGCCAAGCATGAAGCAGGGTATGATGCTTTTATGACTGGATGTGTGTTTGCTCAGGCGTGCAGTCACTTGGGCATGAAATTTGAACTCCACTCACAATCAATTGATTTTTCCAAAAATGATAAGATCCAGAACTATATGAATCTTCTATACCCCAGCTGGAACAGTGGAACAGTCATTGATCTGAGTACAGGAATGGAGAATCCTGATTCAAGTTACAAGCGTAGATATCCTCAGATAGTGTTTTCAAACATTGTGCTTGTCTGGGGATTTCCATCTAATATCAAGCCTAAGGATTTGAAGGAGTGTGTATGTAAAGTTTTTGGTCGAGATTCCATCACATCAATTTTTTTCCTAGATTCAACTGCTGCACTTATTCAGTTCAGCAAGGAGGAGTTAGtgaatgattttttgattttgaagTATAAGTTAGagagcaatgatgacccaatatCGGTGTTGCACCCTCTTGCAAAGCTATTGGAAGGTGGCAACACGTGTGCTGCCAATTATGAGACATATAGGGATATATGCAGCTCTTCTGTATCAAAGGTTTTGTTTGTGGATCAAGCTGAAGCAGTTGGCATCAGATGGAAGACCAAAGTGGAAAATGGGAGTGGGGAAACCCAGAAATTTGCTAGTAATACTGAAAATGCACCAGGAGATGGTTTGCCTGTTGTGAAACAGGTTACTGGAAAGAAAAATGATCCCAAAAGGCAATCTCATCACCAAGTTTCATGTCAAGATATTTTAGATTCTTTACATGCTTCCAATTCATTATTTGTAAAGCAGGTCAGAAGTACATGA